The window agtccacacaaaggctgcaaatctcacacaagctaccagttatcattcagttttggagcattttgggaagctcagcctttcagcggagcagaaacttcagaaaggtgcagagcagatacttacagtgttgtaatgatcgacataaaccgcatttcccaagccaaacacagcgtatctcaggcctttcagatacgttttcccaaagcgaaagtcacgcgctgcctcttctaaccccttgcagaaccacgctgcactctcggttggctgcccgtcagtgtacgtagctaccaagaacacacaaacgttcctgccggttgtctaataatatcaagagaatagaagagatcggtgcatttctcagaacgcttcccattagtaagacaactggaacacatggggagttggaagaagttaaaagatgaggttttttctaagtgggattttggtgtgggatgctgcaggtgataaccccaacagtggcgaacggccatcccccctgcagagacgccttaaattagccaggagagatcaaactgtctgtctgctgcttcacagaggtggtacaagagaacagaacatctcccttccccaccccaatcaacagcttcttgagcagactcttgcagcaatcaagtttctcactgattcaaaaaaacaactatcaatattcacagaagaaaaatgcctcaaggattactccatctaaatatgaccagcaaggagtttttagcttatgagcctgtgaaggctgcaaattgtcaccatctgcttgttctggctttgaacccttccctggggatacagagacagaacagagggacctggtgcaaccgctctcactgaactcacacctgagttacagaaccagctcataccaagtcactgtcaccatcaaaatactctaggcaatcctctcctaggaatattcaaaatttaggtgttttctgctgagggttgatgggctacacttatacagaagggaagcgacttttaacacacagcattgggaatttccagaataataggagagaaatacaaggggaaaagagccttcgcaacacaaggaaaagcttttctttattagtcatatttataaggtacttacctcctctggatcataatctcccatgctgatgacttccacaggcaaacaaagtgaaataacggcttcagccagacctctggcaaacctccaaaaaaaaaaaaaaaataggaatttatcaattgcttcaacccaagcacggtagcgaccaaacaacccccacacgcccagtcacaagacacctcccacaacagaaagaacaaagacatccgagaactggacactggacctagaattcctcatgttaagaaaaaaaaaaatcaagtatattggctgcaagaagagagtgacatgaattttaatgactaatgatttcacatttacacacaccatttttttcaaaagcacctaaaccagtacttgtctctgagaagacccgctcgcaactacgggtacggcaagagtaaactttaaacttcatcatcaatgtctctactgcatgcgccatttaaagcaagtagaaaaaaatgttatttttatataattttacgttatctttcatgttgggcaatgacttctcatgagctaatgaactttctgatgtttacactgtgcaatacttctaaggcaagcaacagacttgagtctcaatatttcaaattacttcatgtaggtggggaaaaaaaaaagtaactgatacctttgctgtgccagtctgagacccatagaaaatctttactttgcctccagggtggctgatccatttacgagtttgtcttctattccttcagaagaagctggattcccattggatttttcaccctaagaaacaagcaccacttctcattcaatcccttttcaaagtgatgttaaccccattctcccaaaaccacttaaaacacctatcctgtgaacagactctcagcactaattaaatgaggctatcaaagcattttagcttctcacacccagagaaagacacaaccacgtctctgaactaggccacgctccaataaactcaggtcacacgcagccggatccagctgaacgcaggaacctcccaactcgcgcagcagaactttgctcacctgcgcaaggagcttttaccatcctgaacagcctaatcccactcccgtcctaaaaccagcccaacctcatcagtaacatcaatggaaagaggaacccgagaactccagcacaagtagagtgattgatttgcagtgacagagcaacccaggctgacacgatctctcagtaacgacgggagaagcgttcagcagagagctgctccaacatcagagcaacgagggcaccgagtcacccacaaacatgagaccgtccaggctgcggattataaccctcaggtgcactgaactgtaaggaacgttcaaggaagaaacgttgttttcacaaaactggggagctggcacctgacccccgcgagggaagggaccgagacacatcagactgtgaatcctgaatgtaaaacaaaatctcttcaaactaatcccagaatgcaaactgacacctgtatttacaagttaatctagagggaaggacggccaaagagccaggaacccatttttaaatagatcaataagggaaagggtgttgttcggattagatgaatgaaatacgtaaactgaggcaggtgtcgggtgctctgtaaaccctgaagaaccgaccagtgggcaacaggggagggaaattgcacccagggtttggggggatataaacgggggctttttgccctattatgcgtgcctgcctttagggagaacacccggtcttgcaaaatcattaacaaaatgtgctttgctgagagatcctgcctgggcctgttctattggcaaggtgatcgtttcctacacgaccacacctgggctccgcagtgacccacgggggggcccacagtggggcagcacgtgtcactgcaccagtggggaccgtcacccggcagccactcgcctccacacgcagatttcggggccttcttggacaaaagcacttccatcttccttgccttctttctggttttggtggtgaggaactgaacgatgatccaaatgctgatcccaatgatacagggaattgaccttctcccctggagaagttgtagaaactgagggcaacagaaagcagaaatttggaaaggttgttagatgaagcttggagagtattcagtaacagggacaaggaagattcttgaaaggataagtaagtatggaactgaagaggttggaaggctttgaaagcctttagagagaggtcagtatatatgttgggaaaatgaacgttggggaaggtacagaggaagtaggcagagagagaaacagacagtagcaagttttgaaaaagactgatgggaacctggaatgaacagaaacaagtggaatttttggtggattgacaacaagtaacaattacatagtaggtaaagggagtcactggccaaagtgaacgggcatatttttgtgaacctttgaaatacaaattgggtaaacaagtaggaattgataaatttctatatatgtccaattccttccaacctttttgggagaaggaatttggccagtaatagagaaattaatacaagtcaggtta of the Patagioenas fasciata isolate bPatFas1 chromosome 19 unlocalized genomic scaffold, bPatFas1.hap1 SUPER_19_unloc_2, whole genome shotgun sequence genome contains:
- the LOC139826674 gene encoding S-adenosyl-L-methionine-dependent tRNA 4-demethylwyosine synthase TYW1-like isoform X1, with amino-acid sequence MGLRLAQQRFARGLAEAVISLCLPVEVISMGDYDPEETTGRNVCVFLVATYTDGQPTESAAWFCKGLEEAARDFRFGKTYLKGLRYAVFGLGNAVYVDHYNTAFDTCRFCQCFRPLQLPQDL
- the LOC139826674 gene encoding S-adenosyl-L-methionine-dependent tRNA 4-demethylwyosine synthase TYW1-like isoform X3 encodes the protein MGLRLAQQRFARGLAEAVISLCLPVEVISMGDYDPEETTGRNVCVFLVATYTDGQPTESAAWFCKGLEEAARDFRFGKTYLKGLRYAVFGLGNAVYVDHYNTGKRKPKE
- the LOC139826674 gene encoding S-adenosyl-L-methionine-dependent tRNA 4-demethylwyosine synthase TYW1-like isoform X2 translates to MGLRLAQQRFARGLAEAVISLCLPVEVISMGDYDPEETTGRNVCVFLVATYTDGQPTESAAWFCKGLEEAARDFRFGKTYLKGLRYAVFGLGNAVYVDHYNTRTWSMPFVRLNRDTGGSM